In Paracholeplasma morum, the genomic window CATGATGTCCTCCTTATAATACTTCTGGAGCAAGGGATACGATCTTCATGAAGTTCTTATCTCTTAACTCTCTAGCCACTGGCCCGAAAATACGAGTTCCACGTGGGTTTAAGTCTTCCTTAATAATTACTGCTGCATTATCATCAAATTTGATGTATGAGCCATCTGGACGTCTTAAGCCAGAAACTGTTCTTACGACTACAGCTTTGACAACGTCACCCTTTTTAACGATACCGCCTGGTGTAGCCTTTTTAACAGTAACAACCACAACGTCTCCGATATTCGCATAACGACGGCGGGTACCACCTAATACTTTGATGACTAAGACTTCACGTGCGCCACTGTTATCAGCGACATTTAATCTTGTTTCTTGTTGAATCATGATAGTCCCTCCTTATTTTGCTTCGGAAACAACTTCTACTAATCTAAAACGTTTAGTAGCTGAAAGTGGACGTGTTTCCATTATAGTTACTACGTCTCCAACCTTTGCAACGTTGTTTTCGTCATGCGCATGATATTTTTTGGAAACTTTTACGCGTTTCCCATATAAACTGTGTTTTTTGTAAGTGTCAACAACCACTGTGATCGTTTTAGTCATTTTGGTAGATACCACAGTACCTGTGAACACTTTTCTATTGTTTCTTTCCATAGTATCCTCCTTATTCGTTACGTTCACTAATGATTGTCTTCATTTGTGCAATTAATTTACGTACTTGACTTATACGTGCAGTGTTTTCTAATTGACCAACAGCAAGTTGAAAACGTAGATTGAATAATTCAATTTTTAATTCGTCAATACGTTTGTTTAAGTCAGCAGTGCTGATTTTACGAATTTCGATAGCTTTCATTATTGGTCACCCACCTTACGAATAATTTTTGATGAAACAGGAAGTTTGTGTGATGCAAGTCTTAATGCTTCTGCAGCAACCTCATCTGCAACTCCTGAAATTTCAAACATAATTTTCCCGGTTTTAACAACTGCAACCCATGAGTCTGGAGCCCCTTTACCGGAACCCATACGTACTTCAAGAGGTTTTTTAGTTTTTGCTAAATGAGGGAATATGTTGATCCATACTTTACCTTGACGTTTCATATGTCTAGTGATAGCGATACGGGCAGCTTCGATTTGGCGGTTTGTAACCCATGCCCCTTCAGTAGCTTGTAAACCCCATGTACCGTTATTTAAAGTTAAGTTACCTTTCGCAAGACCTTCATAGCTTACGCGATGAGGACGGCGATATTTTGTTCTTTTTGGCATTAACATAATTATTTGCCTCCCTTACTGCGCTTTTCTCTTTTAGGTTGTGCTTCTGGTCTAACTTTTTGACCAGGTAATACTTCACCTTTATAGATCCACACTTTTACGCCTAACTTACCATAAGTAGTTGTTGCTTCTGCTGTTGCATAGTCAACGTCAGCACGTAGTGTGTGTAGTGGAACGCGTCCTTCTGAATAACCTTCTGCTCTAGCGATTTCAGCACCACCAAGACGGCCAGAAACTAATGTTTTAACCCCTTTAGCGCCTGCTTTTAATGCTCTTTGCATAGCGATTTTTTGAACACGGCGGAATGAAGCACGGTTTTCTAATTGCTCAGCGATGCTTTGTGCAACAAGCTCAGCATTTGTTTCAACACGTTTAACTTCAACCACGTTTAGAATCACTTCTTTTTTAGTCATATATTCTAAAGCTTTAACAGCCTTGTTCTTGTTTTCTGCATCTCTACCGATAACAACACCAGGTTTGCCAGTGTGAAGAGTAATTTTTACTCTGTCTTTAGCTTTACCTTTTAGGCGTTCGATCTCGATTTGAGAAACTGCAGCATTTTTAAAAGTAGTTTTTAGATACTTTCTAATTTCAATATCTTCTTTTAATAGTGCCGGAACATTTTTCTTATCCGCATACCATTTAGCATCCCAGTTACGGATGATGCCGACGCGTAAGCCGACTGGACTAACTTTTTGACCCATCGTGTGTTCCCTCCTAAACTCTTTCTGCCACAACAACAGTTATGTGGCTTGTTTTCTTTTGAATGATGTCGCCTTGACCTTTAGCTCTAGGCATCATTCTCTTCATACGAACACCTTCATTAACATATGCTTCTTTAACATATAGGTTGTTTGTATTCATGTTATAGTTGTGATCTGCGTTTGCAACTGCGCTATTAAGTACTTTAAGAATAATAGGAGATGCAGCGCGAGGCGTATACTTTAAGACAGCTTGAGCTTCCTTAACGTCTAAGCCACGGATGAGATCAATAACTAGTCTTGCTTTTCTAGGTGCAACACGCACGGTTTTTGCAATAGCTTTAGATTCCATATTAACCTCCATTATTATTTCTTGTTCGCTTTTTTGTCAGCGCCATGACCGCGGTAAGTACGAGTTGGTGCGAATTCACCAAGCTTATGTCCTACCATATCTTCTGTTACATACACAGGTACATGTTCTCTACCGTTGTATACTGCAATTGTTAATCCTACAAAGTCAGGGAATATCGTTGAACGTCTTGACCAAGTTTGGATTACTTTGTTATCTTTTGCCTTCTTAGCAGTTACCACTTTATTTAATAAGTGATCATCGCAAAAAGGACCTTTTTTAATTGAACGTGCCATGATTATCCTCCTACTTTGTACGACGTCTTACGATTAAATCGTTAGAAGCCTTCTTAGAATCTCTAGTTTTGATACCACGAGCAGGTTTACCCCATGGTGACATTGGTGATTTACGACCGATTGGTTGTTTACCTTCACCACCACCGTGTGGGTGGTCATTAGGGTTCATTACAGAACCTCTAACTGTTGGGCGAATACCCATATGTCTAGTTCTACCTGCCTTACCGATGTTTACAAGTTCGTAAGATTCGTTTCCGACTTCACCAACTGTAGCACGGCAAGTACCTAAAATTTTGCGAACTTCGCCTGAGCTTAGTCTTACAAGAACATAACGTTCTTCACGACCTAAGATTTGAGCTGAAGTACCTGCTGAACGAACTAATTGTCCGCCTTTACCAGGGTGTAATTCAATATTATGAACTACTGTACCAACTGGGATATTCATAATTGGTAATGCGTTACCAACTTTGATGTCAGCATTTGCACCTGATTCAATACTCATTCCTACCACTAAGCCTTTTGGCGCAATGATATAACGCTTTT contains:
- the rpsQ gene encoding 30S ribosomal protein S17 is translated as MERNNRKVFTGTVVSTKMTKTITVVVDTYKKHSLYGKRVKVSKKYHAHDENNVAKVGDVVTIMETRPLSATKRFRLVEVVSEAK
- the rplB gene encoding 50S ribosomal protein L2 produces the protein MAVKIYKPTTNGRRNMSVLTYEEITTSTPEKSLLEPLTKNGGRNNQGKITVRHQGGGAKRKYRVIDFKRNKDAIVGKVATIEYDPNRSANIALINYVDGEKRYIIAPKGLVVGMSIESGANADIKVGNALPIMNIPVGTVVHNIELHPGKGGQLVRSAGTSAQILGREERYVLVRLSSGEVRKILGTCRATVGEVGNESYELVNIGKAGRTRHMGIRPTVRGSVMNPNDHPHGGGEGKQPIGRKSPMSPWGKPARGIKTRDSKKASNDLIVRRRTK
- the rpmC gene encoding 50S ribosomal protein L29 yields the protein MKAIEIRKISTADLNKRIDELKIELFNLRFQLAVGQLENTARISQVRKLIAQMKTIISERNE
- the rplP gene encoding 50S ribosomal protein L16 codes for the protein MLMPKRTKYRRPHRVSYEGLAKGNLTLNNGTWGLQATEGAWVTNRQIEAARIAITRHMKRQGKVWINIFPHLAKTKKPLEVRMGSGKGAPDSWVAVVKTGKIMFEISGVADEVAAEALRLASHKLPVSSKIIRKVGDQ
- the rplV gene encoding 50S ribosomal protein L22, translating into MESKAIAKTVRVAPRKARLVIDLIRGLDVKEAQAVLKYTPRAASPIILKVLNSAVANADHNYNMNTNNLYVKEAYVNEGVRMKRMMPRAKGQGDIIQKKTSHITVVVAERV
- the rpsS gene encoding 30S ribosomal protein S19; the protein is MARSIKKGPFCDDHLLNKVVTAKKAKDNKVIQTWSRRSTIFPDFVGLTIAVYNGREHVPVYVTEDMVGHKLGEFAPTRTYRGHGADKKANKK
- the rpsC gene encoding 30S ribosomal protein S3, which codes for MGQKVSPVGLRVGIIRNWDAKWYADKKNVPALLKEDIEIRKYLKTTFKNAAVSQIEIERLKGKAKDRVKITLHTGKPGVVIGRDAENKNKAVKALEYMTKKEVILNVVEVKRVETNAELVAQSIAEQLENRASFRRVQKIAMQRALKAGAKGVKTLVSGRLGGAEIARAEGYSEGRVPLHTLRADVDYATAEATTTYGKLGVKVWIYKGEVLPGQKVRPEAQPKREKRSKGGK
- the rplN gene encoding 50S ribosomal protein L14 — protein: MIQQETRLNVADNSGAREVLVIKVLGGTRRRYANIGDVVVVTVKKATPGGIVKKGDVVKAVVVRTVSGLRRPDGSYIKFDDNAAVIIKEDLNPRGTRIFGPVARELRDKNFMKIVSLAPEVL